In Nitrospirota bacterium, one DNA window encodes the following:
- a CDS encoding DUF2569 family protein, with amino-acid sequence MESSNTSIETKYKGVGGWLLLFCIGLTILMPLGTAFNLISGYDKITERSKQSLEESITQEMSDRMVELDEIFREFENQMYQGLLIIFIIDSVLSIALIGFSIYAGIALWKIRPNAVKIAKKYLLTLLGYSILAAFLPFMTGLPSEVNQAIIGEMAKGIFRSIIYVAVWYSYLNKSKRVKATYGDGFTPEKQTLHIPNPPFKNRQEYETWKAAKLKKSEKVSQEPPAKQPEFSLEISCPHCQEKISKDSIKCKYCAEDVLNYQKAETDKIAIALNQGNKAEQPIISSNASAGEKIDSLLDLSQPINDTKADLKNKLGRLDEIFKEGIISEQEYKTKKEKLLEAFLSN; translated from the coding sequence ATGGAATCAAGCAACACATCAATTGAAACAAAGTATAAAGGTGTTGGTGGATGGCTCCTTTTATTCTGTATTGGACTTACAATTCTAATGCCTTTAGGAACTGCTTTTAACCTCATCTCTGGATACGATAAGATAACTGAAAGATCTAAGCAAAGCCTTGAAGAATCTATCACACAAGAAATGTCTGATAGAATGGTAGAACTTGATGAAATCTTTCGTGAATTCGAAAATCAAATGTATCAGGGGCTTTTAATTATTTTTATTATAGATTCTGTATTAAGTATTGCATTGATAGGTTTTAGTATTTACGCAGGTATTGCTCTTTGGAAAATACGCCCCAATGCTGTAAAAATTGCAAAAAAATACTTGCTCACCTTACTTGGATATTCAATTCTTGCAGCTTTTCTACCTTTTATGACTGGCTTACCGTCCGAGGTCAATCAAGCTATTATCGGAGAAATGGCCAAAGGTATATTTAGGTCAATTATTTATGTTGCTGTATGGTATTCATATTTAAATAAATCTAAGAGGGTAAAGGCAACATATGGGGATGGGTTCACTCCCGAAAAACAGACTCTGCATATCCCGAACCCACCCTTTAAGAATCGGCAGGAATATGAGACTTGGAAAGCTGCGAAACTTAAGAAATCTGAAAAGGTCTCACAAGAACCTCCTGCAAAGCAGCCTGAATTTTCTTTAGAAATATCTTGCCCTCATTGTCAAGAAAAGATTTCTAAAGATAGCATCAAATGTAAGTATTGTGCCGAGGATGTGCTGAATTATCAAAAAGCAGAAACAGATAAAATAGCAATTGCACTCAATCAAGGCAATAAAGCTGAACAACCCATAATATCATCCAATGCTTCCGCTGGAGAAAAAATAGACTCTCTGCTTGATTTAAGCCAGCCTATAAATGATACTAAAGCTGATTTAAAAAATAAATTAGGCAGACTTGACGAGATATTTAAAGAAGGGATTATATCTGAGCAGGAATATAAGACGAAAAAGGAGAAGTTGCTTGAGGCGTTCTTAAGCAATTGA
- a CDS encoding PrsW family intramembrane metalloprotease codes for MKTCVYCGENILNEAIKCRYCKQWLPEKQPTRRAHFKSREEYTEWLNTRTSSASGQSGIKINIPVILEDLILLKFSNLFPIKSWFASELWQMKWMKFFLLLALFPLIMFYFASSSKLTFQAVAFSFGIYFAFIWGVVIYIFLKPANITARGVMKIGLFTGTVGIFIVLILQVLPFVRFFYQEAETKNIFEKLIMFSGVGLIEETVKALPLLWLYIARRKFDSLMTVTFLGCVSGLAFAVAEGVSYSIFYAIGHKRHLFGYGEYLIINFTRLITLPLLHALWSGIVAYFIGLGIFNDRFIKGLIVAGIGLSALLHCLYNTFSQSLIGLIVAITTIMIFISYVRNVDVIQLNIQKMIKEGARDTEPV; via the coding sequence ATGAAAACGTGTGTTTATTGTGGAGAAAATATTTTAAACGAGGCGATAAAATGTAGGTACTGCAAGCAATGGCTTCCAGAAAAACAGCCGACAAGAAGGGCTCATTTTAAGTCAAGGGAAGAATATACAGAATGGTTAAACACGCGCACCTCCTCAGCCTCAGGGCAATCGGGTATCAAAATAAACATTCCCGTCATTTTGGAAGACCTGATACTGCTCAAGTTTTCTAATCTTTTCCCAATCAAGTCATGGTTTGCATCAGAACTGTGGCAGATGAAATGGATGAAGTTTTTCTTATTATTAGCATTATTTCCGCTTATCATGTTTTATTTTGCTTCTTCGTCTAAATTGACCTTTCAAGCTGTAGCTTTTTCTTTTGGTATCTATTTTGCTTTCATATGGGGAGTTGTCATTTATATCTTTTTGAAGCCAGCTAACATAACAGCACGAGGCGTTATGAAAATCGGGCTATTTACGGGTACGGTCGGGATATTCATTGTGCTTATACTGCAAGTCCTACCTTTTGTAAGATTTTTTTATCAAGAAGCTGAAACAAAAAATATATTCGAAAAATTAATCATGTTTTCAGGTGTAGGACTAATTGAAGAAACAGTTAAGGCGCTCCCGCTGCTTTGGCTATATATTGCTCGAAGAAAATTTGACTCGCTCATGACAGTGACTTTCTTGGGATGTGTTTCAGGGTTGGCATTTGCAGTGGCTGAAGGCGTTTCATATTCAATTTTTTACGCTATCGGCCATAAACGTCATTTGTTCGGTTACGGTGAATATCTTATTATTAATTTTACTCGATTAATCACTCTTCCTTTGCTTCATGCATTATGGTCTGGAATTGTTGCCTATTTTATCGGATTGGGGATTTTTAATGATAGATTTATTAAAGGGCTGATTGTCGCTGGAATTGGGTTAAGTGCTCTCTTGCATTGCTTGTATAATACGTTCTCTCAGTCCTTGATTGGCTTAATAGTTGCAATCACAACAATCATGATTTTTATTTCTTATGTGAGAAATGTGGACGTTATACAACTAAACATCCAAAAGATGATAAAGGAAGGGGCGAGGGACACAGAGCCTGTCTAA
- the rtcA gene encoding RNA 3'-phosphate cyclase codes for MIEIDGSYGEGGGQIVRSALSLSCLFRKPFRIFNIRKGRKKPGLMPQHLTCVRAAQLISGAEVKGDHAGSTELLFSPKEVKGGYFSFDIGTAGSTSLVFQTLIPALAFSQQKTILTLKGGTHVPFSPSFHYLSGIFIHFLEQLGIRVQIAIESYGFYPKGGGIVRADIFPPKNIKPLRIIERGSILRLTGYSAVGNLPLSIAERQKDALVKRINYEIKDIKVSPLIELLEVPSMGQGTFVYLESRAQHSIAGFTALGARGKKAEVVGEEAAEEFVKYYTTGAALDYHMADQIILYLSMCNEESSFTTSAITKHLITNLWVIGLFHKIQYSIEGEVGEKGLVKIKGKKDK; via the coding sequence ATGATAGAAATAGACGGCAGTTACGGAGAAGGGGGAGGGCAGATAGTTAGAAGTGCCCTGAGCCTTTCGTGTCTGTTTAGAAAGCCTTTCAGAATATTCAACATCAGAAAAGGGCGGAAAAAACCAGGGCTCATGCCGCAGCATCTCACCTGTGTAAGAGCTGCTCAACTTATTTCTGGCGCTGAAGTAAAGGGCGACCACGCAGGTTCAACAGAGCTTTTATTTTCCCCGAAAGAAGTTAAAGGCGGATATTTTTCTTTTGACATCGGCACTGCCGGCTCCACGTCACTTGTTTTTCAAACGCTTATTCCCGCGCTTGCTTTCTCACAGCAGAAAACTATTTTAACGCTTAAAGGCGGTACACATGTCCCTTTCAGTCCCTCATTTCATTATCTTTCTGGAATCTTTATTCACTTTCTGGAACAACTGGGGATAAGGGTTCAGATTGCTATAGAGTCTTACGGATTTTACCCAAAGGGCGGTGGAATAGTCAGGGCAGATATATTTCCTCCAAAAAATATCAAACCTCTGAGAATTATAGAAAGAGGCAGCATTTTAAGATTAACAGGATATTCAGCAGTCGGGAATCTCCCATTGTCCATAGCAGAGAGACAAAAGGATGCACTTGTAAAAAGAATAAACTACGAGATTAAAGATATTAAGGTTTCTCCGCTTATTGAATTACTGGAGGTCCCTTCTATGGGGCAGGGGACATTTGTCTATCTTGAATCCAGAGCACAACATTCAATTGCGGGTTTTACTGCGCTTGGCGCAAGAGGCAAAAAAGCTGAGGTTGTAGGAGAGGAAGCAGCAGAGGAATTTGTCAAATATTATACTACAGGCGCTGCTTTAGATTATCATATGGCTGACCAGATAATATTATACCTGTCTATGTGCAACGAAGAATCATCTTTCACCACCTCAGCCATAACAAAGCATCTCATAACAAATTTATGGGTTATAGGGTTATTTCATAAAATCCAATATTCAATTGAAGGGGAAGTAGGAGAGAAGGGTTTGGTAAAAATTAAGGGTAAGAAGGATAAATAA
- a CDS encoding HPF/RaiA family ribosome-associated protein: MKLQITARNLELSETIKEDIRMKTEKLGTYYDHIMRCRVVVESPHRHHQEGVLYNVRIEIRVPDAELVVKQQPDKDLDVAIRDAFDSARRQLEDFVRQRRRDIKHHEETPHGEITALFTDKGYGFLTTPDGREIYFHEHSLINYKLKHLKVGTKVRFVEEQGEKGPQASTVTVID; the protein is encoded by the coding sequence ATGAAACTGCAAATCACTGCCCGTAATCTTGAACTCAGCGAGACAATCAAAGAAGATATACGTATGAAAACGGAAAAGCTGGGTACCTATTACGACCATATCATGCGCTGTAGAGTTGTGGTAGAGTCACCACACCGCCATCACCAGGAAGGGGTGTTATACAATGTGCGCATTGAGATAAGGGTGCCAGATGCAGAATTAGTAGTAAAACAGCAACCTGATAAAGACCTGGATGTGGCAATAAGAGATGCTTTTGATTCAGCCCGCCGCCAGTTAGAAGATTTCGTAAGACAACGGCGCCGCGATATAAAACATCATGAGGAAACTCCGCATGGGGAGATAACTGCATTGTTCACAGATAAAGGCTATGGCTTTTTGACAACGCCTGATGGCCGGGAAATTTATTTTCATGAACATAGCCTGATAAATTATAAATTAAAACACTTAAAGGTTGGAACAAAGGTGCGTTTTGTCGAAGAACAGGGGGAAAAGGGACCGCAAGCCAGTACCGTGACTGTAATAGATTAA
- a CDS encoding type II toxin-antitoxin system RelE/ParE family toxin has protein sequence MKWTEKASSHLQAIHDYIAKDSKAYATRFVKSLIKATEKLEIMPECGRIVPELEGYGFREVIYRNYRIVYRRTHNDIVEILAVVHGAREIKRALYEEWELR, from the coding sequence ATAAAATGGACAGAGAAAGCAAGCAGTCATTTACAGGCAATTCACGATTATATCGCTAAAGATTCCAAAGCATACGCAACTCGTTTCGTAAAGTCCCTTATCAAAGCAACCGAAAAACTTGAAATAATGCCAGAGTGTGGACGTATCGTGCCGGAGCTTGAAGGTTACGGTTTTAGAGAAGTTATTTACAGAAATTATCGGATTGTTTACAGGCGCACCCATAATGACATCGTTGAAATACTTGCTGTTGTACATGGCGCTCGTGAAATCAAGAGAGCGCTTTACGAGGAATGGGAGCTAAGGTAA